In one window of Fibrobacter sp. UWH6 DNA:
- a CDS encoding protein kinase, translating to MTEVRFPKKSLLDSATRCFLLHEGGEACVYGLSVEGRGNLVLKWYKSHARFDGSVISSIANSPVDGLYRILEFGEREGTPYVLYEFIDGVASAEFDVIPVAEALVALRQVAKTLSALSEKGSHHGDLSPSNVLLTATGDTVLIDFGLVGLGAYAYAAPERFRGRTSDARSDMYSLGLLLYHWICGRDLVETDVVLKTTGKLDSLDPFVELKPTEKLYETGIFSPGELAALEPIWTGLLRNSPEERFEDFDELDEVLEIALYKVCGGEIAILKNKQNLAGRVEKMLQNVPAFSEPSDFCPFPYHVAQGVGKKFPVKLSVLCGLGLILLIVVAVLVLGDRNPDIDDVASMVLENSRNLELKDLPASEVNP from the coding sequence ATGACCGAGGTGAGGTTCCCTAAAAAGTCCCTGTTGGATTCGGCGACCAGGTGCTTCTTGCTTCATGAGGGCGGGGAGGCCTGCGTCTATGGGCTTTCGGTGGAGGGCCGCGGCAACCTTGTGCTGAAATGGTACAAGTCCCATGCCCGCTTTGACGGGAGCGTGATTTCTTCGATTGCAAACAGTCCTGTGGACGGTCTTTACCGGATTCTGGAGTTTGGAGAGCGGGAGGGTACGCCCTATGTTCTCTATGAATTTATTGATGGGGTGGCATCGGCGGAGTTTGATGTAATTCCTGTGGCGGAGGCGCTAGTGGCCCTGCGGCAGGTGGCAAAAACCTTGTCTGCGTTAAGCGAAAAAGGCTCCCATCATGGAGACCTGAGTCCGTCTAACGTTCTTTTGACTGCAACTGGAGATACTGTCCTTATTGACTTTGGGCTGGTGGGTCTTGGGGCGTATGCCTATGCGGCGCCCGAACGGTTCCGCGGTCGAACCTCAGATGCCCGATCCGACATGTATAGTCTTGGCTTGCTGCTGTACCACTGGATCTGCGGAAGGGACTTGGTTGAGACGGATGTTGTCTTGAAGACGACAGGAAAGTTGGACAGTCTCGATCCATTTGTTGAGTTGAAACCTACCGAAAAACTTTATGAAACCGGGATTTTTTCTCCTGGAGAACTGGCGGCTCTCGAACCGATCTGGACGGGACTTTTGCGGAATAGTCCGGAGGAACGCTTTGAGGATTTTGACGAACTGGACGAAGTCCTTGAGATTGCCCTTTATAAGGTATGCGGTGGTGAAATTGCGATCCTAAAGAACAAGCAGAATCTTGCCGGACGAGTTGAAAAAATGCTACAAAATGTTCCGGCCTTTTCGGAACCCTCGGATTTTTGCCCATTTCCCTATCATGTTGCCCAGGGAGTGGGAAAAAAATTCCCAGTGAAACTATCGGTTTTGTGCGGCTTAGGACTTATATTATTGATTGTAGTGGCTGTCCTTGTTTTGGGGGACCGGAATCCAGATATCGATGATGTGGCTTCCATGGTTCTTGAAAATTCCAGGAATCTGGAACTGAAGGATCTGCCTGCTTCGGAAGTTAATCCATAG
- a CDS encoding sigma-54-dependent Fis family transcriptional regulator produces MKSESMLATEKMLDVVKTLLDEEQPESLFPKILEVARGVLHADAAVLDIGGEKPLHLSNPESVAISISAVRLAKAEKRAVVWNQLDDENADLSKSIVQNQLTSIMVSPFRTPESEAGYLYLQRAAREEPFTEDDSQLFDSFVAVCEKFAFAMFDRLRDKESLDVLKNVVHKDGVVYSSKVMSDLIALADKLATLPLPVIVRGETGTGKEVIARYIHKHSPRSDKPFIAVNCGAIPEHLMESLLFGHAKGSFTGAIETRKGFFEEADGGTIFLDEIGELPMNMQVKLLRVLQEKHITRVGDNREIPVNVRVISATHVDLETAVKEKRFREDLYFRIQVMPVVMPALRDREQDVVLLAQEFLTRYGAEYGRGKFRLSRNAEKAMLSYYWPGNVRELENKIQKALVQAVHGVVQPKDLGLDDMQAQVKDSPRSLKEAREAVDREVIGRALRDSNANLTLAASILGIDRKVLREIMERLGMHKEDFKN; encoded by the coding sequence ATGAAATCTGAATCGATGCTTGCCACGGAAAAAATGTTGGATGTGGTGAAGACTCTTTTAGATGAGGAGCAGCCCGAGAGTCTTTTCCCGAAAATTCTTGAAGTGGCCCGCGGGGTCCTTCATGCCGATGCCGCTGTGCTGGATATTGGTGGCGAAAAGCCGCTCCACCTGAGCAACCCGGAATCGGTGGCTATTTCTATTTCTGCCGTAAGGCTGGCCAAGGCCGAAAAGCGGGCCGTGGTGTGGAACCAGCTGGATGACGAAAACGCTGACCTTTCCAAGTCCATTGTGCAGAATCAGCTGACCAGCATTATGGTGTCGCCGTTCCGCACGCCTGAATCCGAGGCGGGATATCTGTACTTGCAGCGTGCTGCCCGCGAGGAACCTTTTACGGAAGACGACAGTCAACTTTTTGACTCCTTTGTGGCGGTGTGCGAAAAGTTTGCCTTTGCCATGTTTGACAGGCTCCGCGATAAGGAATCGCTGGATGTCTTGAAGAATGTTGTTCACAAGGACGGGGTGGTGTACTCCAGCAAGGTCATGTCGGACCTGATTGCCCTGGCCGATAAATTGGCCACTTTGCCGTTGCCCGTGATTGTCCGTGGCGAAACGGGTACGGGGAAGGAGGTCATTGCCCGCTATATCCATAAGCATAGCCCCCGCAGCGACAAGCCCTTTATTGCAGTGAACTGCGGCGCCATTCCGGAGCACTTGATGGAATCTTTGCTGTTTGGACATGCCAAGGGTTCCTTTACCGGAGCTATTGAAACTCGCAAGGGTTTCTTCGAAGAGGCTGACGGCGGCACGATTTTCCTGGATGAGATTGGCGAGTTGCCTATGAACATGCAGGTTAAACTTTTACGCGTTCTGCAGGAAAAGCATATTACCCGTGTAGGTGACAATCGCGAAATTCCTGTAAATGTCCGCGTGATCAGTGCGACCCACGTAGACCTGGAAACAGCCGTCAAGGAAAAGCGCTTTAGGGAAGACTTGTATTTTAGAATCCAGGTGATGCCTGTGGTGATGCCCGCCTTGCGTGATCGCGAACAGGATGTGGTTCTGCTGGCACAGGAATTTCTGACCCGATATGGTGCGGAATATGGCCGCGGTAAGTTCCGTCTGAGCCGTAATGCAGAAAAGGCCATGCTCAGTTATTACTGGCCGGGCAATGTCCGCGAACTGGAAAACAAGATTCAGAAGGCCTTGGTGCAGGCTGTTCATGGCGTGGTGCAGCCTAAGGACCTGGGATTGGACGACATGCAGGCTCAAGTCAAGGATTCCCCCAGATCTCTGAAGGAGGCCCGCGAGGCGGTGGATCGTGAAGTTATTGGCAGGGCCCTGCGGGATAGTAACGCAAACCTTACCCTGGCCGCATCCATTTTGGGAATTGACCGCAAGGTGTTGCGCGAAATTATGGAACGTCTGGGAATGCATAAGGAAGACTTCAAGAACTAG
- a CDS encoding SUMF1/EgtB/PvdO family nonheme iron enzyme: protein MKFSHLCARCLPLLMLLPALSMADSDRNYKIAPNLFKKGVGMHEVADMPIVREGGLSISETPTIPLKSNTIYLRQKKGPKEYHWFSGQLDVNNFTRLHAFSLKENYLKSSEVIGMRFYGSSNTKAFQDESDIYFDKEYIYSPRVPKLFFRKNDRWQMLKETDLPGVINISSPIKDLQTTSITIKMVDSVPSRIYPVKPGMYAFAFSAPDYLPYVDAVYVPSGSVVELKPELIAVDTTAINPPKTTVTLDSVAAARTLEQTEYLYDKLTYELQRNVDLVDTNEFSKIYPTPRRPLTLNIAEDEQPYHDYMVRFKQKRLEALDLWRSSKMGPARLVNKALRRKLDSLQALPLRGAMIPSKMEPVYGIDPATNEKAVVGIRVFLGKDHERYDVSWNGYVDGYTPDSLYAMIVAGASVRAIITLENNKPVWHYQEGLLKGRYQYRYSKLELEIDKNILPSHGSFELPGYIFDMTEVQDWLNRPIEPPPQEISEERKVETAKADEGFHLEVNANAPRIIRDKIRGSVALIDSGAFRYYGKVVSMSPFAIHTTEVTQQMFKEVMAKIDSTQRIEDHSTFLAPRKPVHNINWEDARKFCQAIGGDLPTEAQWEFAGRADNNEGSLWNLDENPNVNIYAVYRDNSYKKGKSSFDYGPQPVSSKKPNQWGLYDMSGNVAEWTLDSYSMFSFWVEDSNPTGSMMGSNKVYKGGSWKDKESVLNLTERDDEDPRYWSDAIGFRCAFSRSIFDMREVDAAPAATEPEKTMNNALGGETSWTPFAGSK from the coding sequence ATGAAGTTTTCACACCTGTGCGCCCGCTGTTTGCCGCTCTTGATGCTGCTCCCAGCACTCTCCATGGCAGACAGTGACCGCAACTACAAGATTGCTCCCAACCTGTTCAAGAAAGGCGTAGGAATGCATGAAGTGGCAGACATGCCCATCGTGCGTGAAGGCGGGCTCTCCATTTCTGAAACGCCGACCATTCCTCTTAAGTCCAACACCATCTACCTCCGTCAGAAAAAGGGTCCCAAGGAATACCACTGGTTCTCTGGTCAGCTGGATGTCAACAACTTTACCCGACTCCACGCTTTCAGCCTTAAGGAAAATTACCTGAAATCCTCCGAAGTCATCGGTATGCGTTTTTACGGTTCTTCCAACACCAAGGCATTCCAGGATGAATCAGACATCTACTTTGACAAGGAATACATATACTCTCCCCGCGTCCCCAAGCTGTTCTTCCGCAAGAATGACCGCTGGCAGATGCTCAAGGAAACGGACCTTCCCGGCGTAATCAATATCAGCTCTCCAATAAAGGACCTGCAGACCACATCCATCACCATCAAGATGGTGGACTCGGTACCTTCCAGAATCTACCCTGTCAAGCCGGGTATGTACGCCTTCGCCTTTAGCGCTCCGGACTACCTCCCCTATGTAGACGCCGTTTATGTTCCTAGCGGAAGTGTTGTGGAACTGAAACCGGAATTGATCGCAGTTGATACCACAGCCATCAATCCGCCCAAGACAACCGTCACCCTAGATAGCGTTGCCGCAGCCAGGACTCTGGAACAGACTGAATACCTGTACGATAAGCTCACATACGAACTGCAGCGTAACGTAGACCTGGTAGACACAAACGAATTTTCAAAGATTTACCCCACCCCCAGGCGTCCCCTGACCTTGAACATCGCCGAAGACGAACAGCCCTACCACGACTACATGGTAAGATTCAAGCAGAAGCGTCTTGAAGCTCTAGACTTATGGCGTTCCAGCAAGATGGGTCCCGCTAGACTGGTAAACAAGGCCCTCCGTCGTAAGCTGGACAGCCTGCAGGCCCTCCCTCTTCGAGGAGCCATGATCCCTTCGAAAATGGAACCGGTTTACGGAATTGACCCTGCAACAAACGAAAAGGCCGTCGTGGGCATCCGAGTTTTTCTGGGCAAGGACCATGAACGTTACGACGTTTCCTGGAACGGCTATGTAGACGGATACACTCCCGATTCTCTTTACGCCATGATCGTTGCAGGCGCCAGCGTCCGCGCCATCATCACCCTCGAAAACAACAAGCCCGTCTGGCATTACCAGGAAGGCCTGCTCAAAGGTCGCTACCAGTATCGCTACTCAAAGCTGGAACTGGAAATAGATAAGAACATCCTGCCCAGCCACGGTAGTTTTGAACTGCCGGGCTACATCTTCGATATGACCGAAGTCCAGGACTGGCTCAACCGCCCCATAGAACCTCCTCCTCAGGAAATCAGCGAGGAACGCAAGGTTGAAACCGCCAAGGCTGACGAAGGCTTCCATCTAGAAGTCAACGCCAACGCTCCCCGCATTATCAGAGACAAGATCCGTGGCTCCGTGGCACTCATTGACTCGGGGGCCTTTCGTTATTACGGCAAAGTCGTTAGCATGTCTCCTTTCGCCATCCACACCACTGAAGTGACGCAGCAGATGTTCAAGGAAGTCATGGCCAAGATCGACTCCACCCAGAGAATTGAAGACCATTCCACCTTCCTGGCCCCCCGCAAACCGGTACACAACATCAACTGGGAAGACGCCCGCAAGTTCTGCCAGGCTATTGGTGGTGACCTGCCCACTGAAGCCCAGTGGGAATTTGCAGGCCGAGCCGACAACAACGAGGGCTCCCTGTGGAATCTAGATGAAAATCCCAACGTGAACATCTATGCTGTCTATCGCGACAATTCCTACAAGAAAGGCAAGAGCAGTTTTGACTACGGTCCCCAGCCGGTCAGTTCCAAGAAGCCCAATCAATGGGGACTCTACGACATGTCCGGTAACGTGGCAGAATGGACTCTCGACAGCTACTCCATGTTCTCGTTCTGGGTTGAGGATTCTAACCCCACCGGTTCCATGATGGGCTCCAACAAGGTTTACAAGGGTGGTTCCTGGAAAGACAAGGAATCCGTTCTGAACCTGACCGAACGCGATGATGAAGACCCCCGTTACTGGTCTGACGCAATCGGTTTCCGTTGCGCATTTTCCAGAAGCATCTTCGATATGCGCGAAGTCGATGCAGCCCCCGCCGCAACCGAACCCGAAAAGACCATGAATAACGCTCTAGGCGGAGAAACCTCCTGGACACCTTTCGCAGGTAGTAAATGA
- the uvrA gene encoding excinuclease ABC subunit UvrA, producing the protein MTKSIDIRDAHEHNLRHVSLSIPRDSIVVVTGVSGSGKSSLAFDTVFQEGQRRFVESLSAYARQFIGRMKRPEVESVRGISPTISIDQKTVNRNPRSTVGTVVEILDHYRLLFARLGVPHCPKCGRVIQAQTVDQIVDNLYAGDEGKQLTVMAPIVQERKGEYRKELAELKEKGFVRARVDGVIYRIEEVPQLVRYEKHTIEAVIDRLVLERKNMSRLREALEGALKLTEGKLVSFLFGATGATGSAEVSGANGAEEYRLQGTLLACPKCNISIPELEPRFFSFNDPKGQCPACRGLGESCKFDVNLVVPDKTLSLKQGALACQKKDDGNIIFSDFGWRNLRTIANEMKFTFDTPWNKLKKEQQDAILYGTPSGSERGVISIMQELWDMWHIFHFRKFMEIGVCPECKGTRINPIANAVDFHGHNITELTDWSVEKSVEFFDNLKLSEKELRIGKEVLKEIRGRLSFLNAVGLGYLNISRKASTLSGGEAQRIRLASAVGAGLQGVLYVLDEPSIGLHPRDNDKLLGMLEHLRAQGNSLIVVEHDEDTMRHADCVIDVGPGAGVEGGRIIAAGTVDELEKNKASLTGAYLSGRKAIEIPAERKKITKDTPKLKVCGAAENNLKNIDVEFPLDGALTVVTGVSGSGKSTLVNQILRRELARVFFNSEEPVGKFDHMEGLENIDKVIEIDQTPIGRTPRSNPATYTKIWDDIRDLFASMEESKIRGYSKSRFSFNVKGGRCDACEGAGVKVVDMHILPSVQVTCEVCNGKRFNDATREVYYKGKNVSEILDMSISEAAEFFKDISKIAQPLNLLCEVGLGYLTLGQPSTTLSGGEAQRIKIASELRRPGTGKTLYLLDEPTTGLHFEDIRKLMECLNRLRSLGNSVIIIEHNLDVIKCADWIIDLGPDAGIHGGKIIATGTPEQIAKCKKSETGRYLAPVLAKKHGKNVPVSQMGAVAENRAIYNAAAKKAGVDGPSLDIEVRGARKHNLKNIDVTIPRHKLTVVTGVSGSGKSSLAFHTLFNEGQRRFVETLSTYARRFLGRPDRGSIDSITGLAPAIAIDQKSASKSPRSTVATLTEIYDYFRIFWSRAGTPHCLHCGKPVDSYAAGDLIQLAFSRDLNKMVTVLAPFQVKDILKLSKILTEKGYRKVYMGDQLVELPLPKIPTREKQVLAIVDQVVVKEDNRARLVEAFERAYRDGNGILYMDCEGEERLSASEKPGCPECGWYMDSALNPKFFSFNTHWGACETCLGLGYLKDGKKDSPKECPSCHGERLKPEYLAVRINGKNIMDVHHMSIANARDWFANVNFDNDKNAEGKRTVAEPLLREIIGRLDFLKSVGLGYIGLDRAGDTLSGGESQRIRLASQIGSGLEGVLYVLDEPTVGLHESDTAKLLDTLYRLRDLGNTLVVVEHDQKMMEAADHIIDMGPGAGDFGGEVVAEGSPTLLAKPYALQQFPRSETVKFLTHQTPVANEVAPIRITDSTEFYTFSGLCHNNLKNLSVKFPKSAVSVVCGVSGSGKSSLVMDEIYPALKKKFQARGKKKQTGEVLLVDQSPISGTPRSTPASFTGVFDDIRKLFAKLEQSKVKGFDYGRFSYNLARGRCEACEGRGAISVEMHFLSDIWEPCEVCGGKRYNQETLTVTFKGKNIADVLDMRVVEACEFFKDQPKILPKLECLRDVGLPYVKLGQPVTTLSGGESQRLKLAAELAKRPATEMVYLLDEPTTGLHLKDIQILWNLLRRLSARGDTVIVIEHHPDIIRLADWKVELGPVGGSEGGHLLEMGINE; encoded by the coding sequence ATGACAAAGTCCATCGACATCCGCGACGCTCACGAGCATAACCTCCGACATGTAAGTCTATCCATTCCCCGCGACTCCATCGTAGTCGTCACCGGCGTTTCGGGCTCGGGAAAATCCAGCCTGGCCTTCGATACGGTGTTCCAGGAAGGGCAGCGTCGTTTCGTGGAATCCCTTTCAGCTTATGCCCGCCAGTTTATTGGACGGATGAAGCGCCCCGAAGTGGAAAGTGTCCGCGGCATTTCTCCCACCATCAGCATCGACCAGAAAACGGTGAACCGAAACCCACGTAGTACCGTGGGAACAGTGGTAGAAATCCTGGACCATTACCGCCTACTTTTTGCACGCCTTGGCGTGCCTCATTGCCCTAAGTGTGGACGCGTGATCCAGGCGCAAACGGTAGACCAGATTGTTGATAATCTCTATGCCGGGGACGAAGGAAAACAGCTGACAGTCATGGCCCCCATTGTACAGGAACGTAAGGGCGAATACCGCAAGGAGCTGGCAGAGCTTAAGGAGAAGGGCTTTGTTCGCGCCCGTGTAGACGGGGTGATTTATAGAATTGAAGAAGTGCCGCAATTGGTGCGATACGAGAAGCATACCATCGAAGCGGTGATTGACCGCCTAGTTCTAGAACGCAAGAACATGAGCCGCCTCCGCGAAGCCCTGGAAGGGGCGTTAAAGTTGACCGAAGGTAAACTGGTGAGTTTCTTGTTCGGTGCTACCGGTGCAACGGGTTCTGCAGAAGTTTCTGGTGCGAACGGCGCCGAGGAATACCGTCTGCAGGGTACGCTGCTAGCTTGCCCCAAGTGCAACATCTCCATCCCGGAACTGGAACCGCGATTCTTCAGTTTTAACGATCCCAAGGGGCAATGCCCCGCTTGCCGCGGTCTCGGAGAAAGCTGCAAGTTCGACGTAAATCTGGTAGTTCCCGACAAGACATTGTCCTTGAAGCAGGGAGCCCTAGCCTGCCAGAAGAAGGACGATGGCAATATCATCTTTAGCGATTTCGGCTGGCGCAACTTGCGAACCATCGCCAACGAAATGAAGTTTACGTTTGACACGCCTTGGAACAAGCTGAAAAAGGAACAGCAGGATGCCATTCTGTACGGCACTCCTAGCGGCAGCGAACGAGGCGTCATCAGCATCATGCAGGAACTGTGGGACATGTGGCATATTTTCCACTTCCGCAAGTTCATGGAAATTGGAGTCTGCCCCGAATGCAAGGGCACCCGCATTAACCCCATCGCCAACGCCGTAGATTTTCACGGTCATAACATTACGGAACTGACCGACTGGTCTGTAGAAAAGTCTGTAGAATTTTTCGACAATTTGAAGTTGAGCGAAAAGGAATTGCGAATCGGCAAGGAAGTGCTGAAGGAGATTCGCGGCCGTCTGAGTTTCTTGAATGCGGTGGGTCTTGGTTACCTGAACATTTCTCGCAAGGCCTCTACCTTGAGCGGTGGCGAGGCACAGCGAATTCGCCTGGCCAGTGCTGTGGGCGCCGGGCTTCAAGGTGTGCTGTACGTTCTTGACGAACCCAGTATCGGTTTGCACCCCCGCGACAACGACAAGCTGCTGGGAATGCTGGAACATTTGAGAGCCCAGGGCAACAGCCTGATTGTGGTGGAACACGACGAAGACACCATGCGTCACGCCGATTGCGTCATTGACGTGGGCCCCGGCGCCGGTGTAGAAGGCGGACGAATCATCGCCGCAGGAACCGTTGATGAACTAGAAAAGAATAAAGCTTCTCTCACAGGCGCATACCTGAGCGGACGTAAGGCAATCGAGATTCCTGCAGAACGGAAGAAAATTACCAAGGACACCCCGAAACTGAAGGTGTGCGGAGCCGCCGAGAACAACCTGAAAAACATCGATGTGGAATTTCCGCTGGACGGCGCCCTCACGGTGGTAACCGGCGTTTCGGGTTCCGGCAAGAGCACCTTGGTTAATCAGATTTTGCGTCGTGAACTGGCCCGCGTATTCTTCAACTCCGAAGAACCTGTGGGAAAGTTCGACCACATGGAAGGCCTCGAAAATATCGACAAGGTCATTGAAATCGACCAGACACCCATTGGCCGCACCCCCCGCAGCAATCCTGCCACCTACACAAAAATCTGGGACGACATCCGCGACCTTTTCGCCAGCATGGAAGAAAGCAAGATCCGCGGTTACAGCAAGAGCCGATTCAGCTTTAACGTGAAAGGCGGCCGCTGCGATGCCTGCGAAGGTGCCGGCGTAAAAGTAGTGGACATGCACATTCTGCCTTCTGTCCAGGTGACCTGCGAAGTCTGTAACGGCAAGCGTTTTAATGACGCCACCCGCGAAGTTTATTATAAGGGCAAGAATGTTTCCGAAATTCTAGACATGAGCATCAGCGAAGCCGCAGAATTTTTCAAGGACATTTCCAAAATCGCCCAGCCGCTGAATCTGCTTTGCGAAGTGGGCCTTGGTTACCTGACCTTAGGACAGCCCTCCACAACCTTGAGCGGCGGCGAAGCACAACGTATCAAGATCGCTTCTGAACTGCGCAGGCCCGGTACCGGCAAGACCCTTTATCTGTTAGACGAACCGACCACAGGTCTCCATTTCGAAGACATCCGCAAGCTCATGGAATGTCTGAACCGCTTGCGCAGCCTGGGCAACAGCGTCATCATTATCGAACACAATCTTGACGTAATCAAGTGCGCCGACTGGATTATCGACCTGGGCCCCGATGCAGGCATTCACGGCGGAAAGATTATCGCCACCGGCACACCGGAACAAATCGCCAAATGCAAGAAGTCAGAAACAGGCCGCTACCTGGCTCCGGTACTGGCAAAAAAACACGGCAAGAACGTTCCTGTCAGCCAGATGGGAGCCGTCGCCGAAAACCGCGCCATCTATAACGCAGCCGCCAAGAAGGCGGGAGTTGACGGCCCTTCCCTTGACATCGAAGTTCGAGGCGCCCGCAAGCACAACCTCAAGAACATTGACGTTACCATTCCCCGCCACAAACTGACGGTGGTAACAGGCGTTAGCGGCTCCGGAAAATCCAGCCTGGCATTCCATACTTTGTTCAACGAAGGCCAGCGCCGCTTTGTGGAAACCCTCAGCACTTACGCCCGACGATTCCTGGGCCGCCCCGACCGCGGAAGCATCGATTCCATTACAGGTCTCGCCCCCGCCATCGCCATCGACCAGAAAAGCGCCAGCAAGAGCCCTCGCAGCACCGTGGCCACCCTCACCGAAATCTACGATTACTTCCGTATTTTCTGGTCTCGCGCAGGTACGCCCCACTGCCTCCATTGCGGCAAGCCCGTGGATTCCTATGCCGCCGGCGACTTGATCCAATTGGCCTTCAGCCGCGACCTGAACAAGATGGTTACCGTCCTCGCCCCCTTCCAGGTAAAGGACATCCTGAAACTTTCAAAAATTTTGACAGAAAAGGGATACCGCAAGGTGTACATGGGCGACCAGCTGGTAGAATTGCCGCTGCCCAAGATTCCCACCCGCGAAAAACAGGTGCTGGCCATTGTGGACCAGGTTGTCGTCAAGGAAGATAACCGAGCCCGACTGGTCGAAGCCTTTGAAAGGGCTTACCGCGACGGGAACGGCATCCTGTACATGGACTGCGAAGGGGAAGAACGTCTTTCCGCCAGCGAAAAACCGGGTTGCCCTGAATGCGGCTGGTACATGGACAGCGCCCTGAATCCCAAGTTCTTCAGTTTCAACACCCACTGGGGTGCCTGCGAAACCTGCCTTGGCCTTGGTTACCTAAAAGACGGCAAGAAGGACTCCCCCAAGGAATGCCCCAGCTGCCATGGAGAACGTCTAAAGCCGGAATATCTTGCCGTACGAATCAACGGCAAGAACATCATGGACGTTCATCACATGAGTATCGCCAATGCCCGTGACTGGTTCGCCAACGTGAACTTCGACAACGACAAGAACGCCGAAGGCAAGCGCACCGTAGCAGAGCCCTTGCTCCGTGAAATCATCGGCCGCCTGGACTTCCTGAAATCTGTGGGTCTGGGATACATCGGCCTGGACCGCGCCGGCGACACCCTGAGCGGTGGCGAATCCCAGCGTATCCGCCTAGCAAGCCAGATCGGCAGCGGCCTAGAAGGTGTGCTATACGTTCTGGACGAACCCACCGTCGGTCTTCACGAAAGTGACACCGCAAAACTGCTAGACACCTTGTACCGACTCCGCGACCTGGGCAACACATTGGTGGTTGTTGAACACGACCAGAAGATGATGGAAGCCGCCGACCACATTATTGATATGGGTCCTGGCGCAGGTGACTTCGGTGGCGAAGTGGTAGCCGAAGGTTCCCCCACCTTGCTGGCCAAGCCTTACGCCCTGCAGCAATTCCCCCGCAGTGAAACCGTAAAGTTCCTAACCCACCAAACCCCCGTGGCCAACGAAGTGGCCCCCATCCGCATTACCGACTCCACGGAATTCTATACATTTAGCGGTCTCTGCCACAACAACCTCAAGAACCTTTCCGTAAAGTTCCCCAAGAGCGCCGTCAGCGTGGTCTGCGGAGTTTCCGGTTCCGGCAAGAGTTCCCTGGTCATGGACGAGATTTACCCCGCCCTCAAGAAAAAATTCCAGGCCCGCGGAAAGAAAAAGCAAACTGGGGAAGTACTTCTGGTAGACCAGAGCCCCATTTCGGGCACTCCCCGCAGTACCCCCGCCAGCTTTACCGGCGTATTCGACGATATCCGCAAACTGTTCGCCAAGCTGGAACAGTCCAAGGTCAAGGGCTTTGACTATGGCCGATTCAGCTATAACCTGGCCAGAGGCCGCTGCGAAGCCTGCGAAGGGCGAGGCGCCATCTCCGTAGAAATGCACTTCCTTTCAGACATCTGGGAACCCTGCGAAGTTTGCGGTGGCAAGCGTTACAACCAGGAAACCCTAACCGTCACTTTCAAGGGGAAGAACATCGCCGACGTCCTGGACATGCGCGTGGTCGAAGCCTGTGAATTCTTCAAGGACCAACCCAAGATTTTGCCCAAGCTGGAATGCCTCCGTGATGTGGGCTTACCCTACGTCAAGTTAGGACAGCCCGTAACCACCCTCAGCGGCGGCGAGTCACAACGCCTAAAACTGGCAGCGGAACTGGCCAAACGTCCCGCCACCGAAATGGTATACCTGTTAGACGAACCCACCACCGGCCTCCACCTAAAAGATATCCAGATTCTATGGAACCTGCTACGCAGACTTTCTGCCCGTGGCGACACGGTAATCGTCATCGAGCACCACCCCGACATTATCCGTCTGGCCGACTGGAAGGTGGAATTGGGCCCCGTAGGCGGATCTGAAGGCGGACATTTGTTGGAAATGGGCATTAATGAATAG